The sequence TGAAATGAAAGTAGGGTTTCGTTAAAACAATTGTTCTTCTTCCAACAATGCCACATGACTGACTAGTGCGTTATTTTGGACTTAGGTCCGGGTTTAtatgtttgtgaaaatatctaaataaaTGAGAGAATGGcgatatatattttatgtgTGATGGAAGAGCGGCGCTTCGAATCTGTTAAGTCTCGAGGTGGGTTTCGCAAAAAAACTAAACCAAGGATTGTGAGTTGAGAATTTTTTGGGAAACAGTGGCTCGGATTGTTCGGGTTTGGTCGTAGTCGATACTGGTTGTTGTCAGTCACAGTTGACATTTTCACTATATAAGGTACCTCGATAAATAGTAGAGATCACAATATGTTGGTTTTTATCTTCAGTCATTCATTTCAACCATTCATCATAGAAAAGGAATTATATTTTGTTATGAACAACGCAGCAATTTCGTAAACAGCATTTGAGTTAAAGTGAGAAAAGAACGGTTGCAGCCATTCCAGTGGAAAGGCTGTTTTTGACAATTGGGTAGAATATTGTCATTCTTCATTCGTTGGACAACAGTAATTGTGCCATAATAATTATTAACTATTATTAAGTTTTGtttgatctgaaaaaaatttacGTTGTAAACAATGTATGTAAACAATACAAAACTGCCACTGACAAATATTGATGAACGTGCTCTGTATTTCTGTATTATAATAAGTTATCTGCTGTCTGGAAGAAGCCGGTTATGTCGAAAACTAAGACTCAATTCATACAATAAGCAGTAGCTGAACGATACCGGTTAGATTTGAAATTCATCACTATATTATAAGTAGAGTATTGAAAAGGTTTTCCTTCCAAGCCCCCGTCCGCAAGAAGAGAAAAATACAGAGGAACCTTGTTGCAGCGAACTTCATGGTACCAGAAAagctgttcgttataaccgatagttcgttatatccagtatgaaatcaattgaattttcttacttacgacgaaattctatatttgttatatccgatgaatcgttgtatccgagttcgttataacgatgTTTCACTGTGCGCAGTCTTCTGCTGTTAGCTTCTTACTTCTGAAAGGTCAAATTATCAAAGTCAGCGATTCTTACACAATTTTATTGTCTATAGCAGGACAGTCTTGGACAGGCGAAAACCTTTTTCGATTGGAGTGATCTTGATGCACAGTTGAGTTGaatgtaaatttcatttttgacgaTTCTGTATTTTATTGGAAGTCGTGTAAATTTTACATTGCTGGAAAACCACAAGATCGTTAGATAAAAAGTCGCATCTACCCATAGTTTGGGTGACTGTCAAGAAAGTTGAGTCTACGTATTTTCTTCTTCACGGAATTTCTTTTTTGCTTTGACCATTTCAATGTTGGTGCTCTGACgatataaatttaatgaatgcaTGCTGTGTAGTCGGGGCTTTATCCacagagaatttaagaaaaaaaactatgtaaattgtattattatcttgtattttcattctgtattcACGAATATAATGATTGCGTATTGTAGCATACTTGGCTTATAGGGACAAATTCTGTTggacaaaaaaataataaaaaaaaacaaaaaacaccaATTTTCATTCTTTGTCTCATTCATCACTTGTTTGGTGAGGATTCATTTTGATCCAACTCCAATGCGTATTTATCGTTGAATGGAAGAGAGGATTTCCTTTGGACCCTTCGTATCTCACTCGGACCTTCAATAAATACACATAGTGGTGGCATTATGAAGACGGCTCGGGCAGGTGGACTGGGCCGGACTACCACTGATAGAACGTAATTCTTGAAATATTATAACTTCTCAAACTCTAAAACCACCGCAATTTGTTTGACTGTCTGTAGATAAGATTGAATTCATGGTATTTTCTGCATATGAAGCAATCGTTTTCTCTAGAAGAAACATATCCGAAGAGGGCCCTCGAGTTGTAgtttagcattgtttagttGATACTGATGGGCTATAAGGCTCACTGAAAGACCCGTTTTAACTGAACCCAGGCCTGGTGAGCCTAGTAATAACGCTTCGGGGTCTAAAGCTTATTACTTTAGGAGATAGTTGATTGTCTTTGAATTCGTTTTTTATGTGGAAGTTTGAAGTACCAGTATTTACTTTTCTTCATTGTAAGCACCGTTCAAGTATGTTTTTGGCAATTGTTAATTCTGAATACAAAGGAACCTGGAAATGTATGAATCAAAACCTGCTCCTGTACAGACCATATTTTACCCATTTTTGTCACGTTTAGGTTGACCTTTACATGGCCTTTTTGTCATACAAAAATTGTGTATTTTTCATGAACTTGGCAATAGACTAGCTGGGATGCCTAAGTACAGGTTACTATATTTTAACGCTCGGGCCAGGGCTGAAATTGCCCGACTACTGTTTGTTTTCGCTGGTATTGACTATGAAGATGTGAGGTACACTTTATACATCGATGACCCTGAAGAATGGGCAAAGATCAAACCAAGTAAGTTGTCAATATCCTTGGAACCCTCTTCGTCCGGATTAATGTAATGGAATTTAgctgatttttttcttttcagcaaTACGGTTCGGTAGGGTTCCAGTGTTAGAGGTTGATGGGAAGCCACTGTCCCAAAGCCTGGCTATTACCAATTATTTAGCCCGAGAATTTGGTATGTAGCACACATACATCTTGAGAAATTCTGAGAAAGAATTCTCTAAGCCAAAGTTTGTACATAATAGACATCCTGTTAATTGGTTCGTAGTTTGTCCAAATAGGTATCGTCTGTCGCTACCAAAGACATGGCAGACATCTAGACAGAATGTGATTTGCGACCCCTGGCCACCGAGTACCTGAAAATGATATGATGTAGGCCTATTATGGTGGTAATAATGTCTGGTAATCTTTCTATATACGTAGGCTTATCCGGTAAAGATATATGGGAAGAGGGAAGAACATACGAAGTGTTTTTCACGGCCCAGGAAATCTTGGAGAAGTCGTTTGCGTTAACATTTCTAAGTATTGATTCCAGCAAAATGCCCGAACTAAAAAACTACTATGTGAGTATCGACCCATAAacatcaggggccagttgcacagtcgtgacttaagtccaaaagtggtcttaaatcttaaaactggtcttaagttgttagattggctatagaactaagttggtcttaagctggtcttaaatctaagtcatgactatgcaaccggcccctggctTCCTATGGAAGATAGTTCTGACAACTTAAAGTCTCACAACTTAGCTCTAGTATTAATTGGGTTTTGGGTCTGTATGTTTGGTTTTCCCCTTACAATAAGGAATGAAAAGAAACGTAAGAAGTTGCAGACGCTACAACAAACTAAAGAAAAAGGATGATTTTTCTTTCAGGCAGAAAAAAGGTCAAAACATTTCGAAACAGACCTTCCAAGATTATTCAGCGTTCTTGAGACACTATTGGAAGATCGCGATTATTTCGTTGAATCAGGGGTACGTGTGATTTGTGTAGATTCGAtttgaaaaacattagaaaatgaatcataGATTGAGCTTCAAACTTTCAGCTCACAGTGGGCGACCTAAACGTATTTCTGGTCACTGACGAGGTGCTCATGTCGGAGAAGAGAGAAGGCAAGTTGGCCGACTTCATGGACAATTATCCGAAAATCCTGGCTCACAGAAATCGAATTGCAGCAATTCCAAGCATTGCTGCCTATCTGGCAAGTCGCCCTGTTACCCTTTATTGAAAGTACTTGAAGTAAATCTGTTGAAATAAAAGTATTATTCCTGCAGTAGAGTTCTCTTTAATGAGATGACTAACATGATAACTAAGCTAAAATAAGAGCTAGTAATTTACAAGCAATTTAAGAACTGTTCTAACTGAGGAACCACATCAAATCCAGTTATCCACGACCATATTCtaagattatttcaaattttctttttgtctgCTGAACAGAAAAAGGCCACTTCCTTTTGGGGCTTTATCCACATGGGTTCCTCAAAATACCGAACCGAATGGACAATGAAccgaaaacaacaaaatatttcatatgaaacaTATAAGATTTCTTTTATTCTTCTTTACGTGaaaaaataatcatctttTACGGAGTTTCTTTGTGTTTGGTTCAGTCGACTGTTCAGTTATTGGAGACACGCTGAAACCAGCAATCTGCAAATATAAGGCAATTAATCATGTGGTGAATAAAGAAATTTCTATTCACAGTTAAGGAAATCAGTAATAGTAATTTTAGTAATTCAATTTCTATGGCGCCCTTTTCTCTATGATACAATGTTCAATGGCGctttcaattaaatttgtaTCATCACCCCAGCCTATATAACCCATTAATTCTATCAGTCAGCGAAGTAACATCTGAGCAGCTGCTAGGCACTCAGGAGTCATTTATCAGACCAGGTACCCATTAAATCCTGGGGTGACGAAAGGCAATGAGGaaaagtgtcttgcccgaggacactacggtAATGTAATGGGTTCGAACACATGAATTGGCTGCTTTCCAGACTCTCACGCTCTAACAACTCGGCCACACCGCTCGAAATTCACTTCAAATCAACTTACATGAGGTTTTACAAGTTCTACTTTCAGTTTCTGATGTTGTACATTACTCCGATCGATGCTGACTTGAACGATAACTGGATCAAATATCTGTAATTTCTCACCACTAGAAGCCGTTTGACAGgcattctgaaaaaaaaagtacAGAAAATTTTACTGTAACCTTAGATTCACTACATATACAGGGTTCTAAGATATCtgcagtgagggctgtttcttacaAGAGGTTCCTTTTACTAATCATTATCAGTAAGAATATCAAGATACAAATAATCTAAATCCCATAACTATTCAAGAAAAGAGTCAGAATTATGCTTAACCAAATACTAGATAAGATAGAGCCCATTGACTAAAAGGGCTTTCAGTTAATTAGGTGGCACAATGTCTCTTAAAGAAGATTGACTGAAATCAACAGGCTTAActatattcatcatattttcGTCAAAATGATCAACAAACAAAGTCTTGATCGGCACCAACCTCTTCGTCATAAACAAAAGACACTTTAGAATCTTTCTTATCGAGTTTCAGAGTTCCTTCCAGTCCGTATTTCGGGATGAGAACCTGTATGGCGTTCTTACGAACGAACAACACGTAGGCTTCTTCATCTTGAACAcgtaatttgaagaaaagcTACAAAACAGAAGCAAACAAACACGTTTTGCGACAAAGattaataaatatacatatcAGAATGTTCATGTTCATATTGTCTTAAAATATCTACCTGTGTATGAAGACCGACAGATGCTCGGCCGGCGTACTGCGCCATCTTGTGTCGGTAATTCAGATTATTACAGATTTGTTGAGTTTTACGTTTATCGAGTAATTCAGGATACGATGCGTCTGCTCCGATTGCTACGGCGAGCAAACGATGAACGATGATATCAGAATACCTGAAACAAATACAACAAACGATGAATGGCGtagaaatttttgtctagAAATGTTAAAGAACTTGTTTAGAAGGGCGGTTTGATAGGCCACAACTTATATATGTTTCTATTCATTCAATTATATCTAGTTCTCTATCAATTCTTGTGTTCGAAATTCGacaaaacatgaaaatgaatagtcAAAGCTGTTTAATTTGGATCAGTTTAACCAGGCTTCTGATCTTATCTGGATATTATTTTCAGCTCAACTATACATCAATTGGATTCAAGAGGGTTTTATTGTACCTCCGGATAGGTGAAGTGAAGTGTGTATAGATCGGCGTGGCTAATCCGTAATGTTGATATTCTTCTTTATCGACCATCCCACTGCTGAAGTATACGGCTTGCATCATACATCGCGTCGTTACGATACGTAACATTGTGTTGAAGAATGCGTTTTCCTCGATGACTGCTTTATCTAACGATTCGGCGAGTAATTTACCATTACCAACATTTAAACTGAAGCCCTGAATATAAAAAAAGGTTACTTATATAAAAACTTTTGCAGGGTATATATTTAACCCTTCCAGTGCATCTATTCTGCAGTGTGGTGTATAGATCGATGACGGACTTTGCTGgattgatgttattagtaattagttttgatctctaatgaaagatggcagcataGCGGTGTAGATGCATTATAGAGGATGTAGAAATGACAAGGGTGTCAGTCCCTCTAAAATCCCTTGGTGAGAACACTAATGTTGACGCCAACTAGATTATAGATTATATTGTTGCTTACCATGATTTGTGCAGCGCGTAAAAGTGGCTCAAAATTCGATGGTGGAGGTGAAGGATGTCGCCGTAGCAGCGCACAATCGGAGAATTCTTGCAGAATCTTTTGTGCTACAGATATATTTGCTAACAACATGAATTCTTCTACCATTGAGTTTGTCTCCctagaaatatagaaattttaccattttgaaatgttcaaGTTACTGGCAAAATGACAACTATAATATCAACCAACAAACCTCAATTCTTTACACTGTACATCAATCGGATCCGCAGTTTCACTATCAACTTCGAACCGAATTTCAGATGAAGCCAAGGTCAATGCTCTGAAAAAGTCAAGTACATAGGTCAAATTTAGCCTTGTTATACAGGTCGCagttttcatcaaatgatTCATTCGTCGTATCACTTCCCATGACTTGGGTCCAGAATCACTGGCACACTCACCCATTTTCAATTCGTTTCTGTTTAAGGATTTTCGCTAATGAATTCAGTCGTCTCAGACTAttagacaattcatcatttcttgATTTATCATCTATTATCACTTGAGCCTCTCCATAGGTCAGTGACGCCTGTATAAATCATAGAAAACACAATATACCTCAATATTCAAGAATAAATAAGCCTCTGAAATGATTATTGCCATTTCTAAGGATATTTTAGGACCCTGTACCTTTGAATGGATGACTGTTTTCATGAATTTGGTGTTGACGGTCTTAGCTTCAGGAGTCACTTCCCAAAGAACAGAAAATGCAAatctgaaatgaatattcaaataactaTTCATCGAAAACAGTTCATCGGAAAATCTATAAATGGAAATTGCCGAAAAGGATGTTGCATACCTTTCACCATCAGAGCGCAATGAACACAGATTAGAACTTAGTAATTCTGGTACCATATCAATCCTctagaaataataagtaaATTAGTGGATTTCAGGCAAATatcaattgataattgatagaGAAATACTGAATTTAGTGAAAATACCTTATCACATAGATATACAGTAGTTCCCCGACTCGCAGCTTCTTGATCTAATGCATTACCAGGTCGAATAAAATGAGACACATCTGCTATATGTACACCAACCTGTAACATGAAATCAGCAGATAGTCAAACCCTAAAATACAGTCACTCCGCCTAACATCAGGTTTTTTCTGAGAACGGAACATTCGTATTTTGCCTTGGAACTACGTAGTCAAAAACTCCTGATATACAGCCATAATCCTAAATCACTGCTGTAGGCGGTATAGTGAGGGCTGACTAAattttattcatgaaaatgaattgttaaaaTTGTGATCTGTCCTCAGTGAATCATTGTTACCTCATAATTTCCATTTTCTAATACACGACAGTGAAGAGCGTCATCGATATCAGTACAACCTGGTGGATCTACGCTACATATTACTACATCACGCAAATCAACTCTACTTTCATAATCCTAGAATATAATCGCGGCAAATATAATCTATTCATAGTCATCTTCTTCACTAACGAAGACGACCGAATTGAGTTAGTGTTACCTCGGGAGTGATAGTCCACGGTAGTTTAGGTAGGAAACTCTTCACAGCTGTGGAAAACGATGAATGAGGAATGTCGTGTTCTAACAAAAGAACTTCATTCTCGGTATCTTTGTCACCAATATCACCGAGTTTACGCACAAAATGACCCTAAACGGTGATAAATTCACATTTGAGAAAAATTTTAGGGAAAatggttcttacagatcagataatataaaattccctgatatttTTCCAGACCCTTGGCCAAAAATTCCATGATTGAATAATAAGATATcctcaaaaaacaaaaaaattcattgaattccctgattctgtaagaaccctgtaaagtgtttctttttttttaaaggaacAGCCAGAGAATGTGGAATCATTTCTGGATTTAGAATAGAATGTTTACCTGTGGATATCTAGAAGTTCGCGGCCACGCGTCGATAGAAACAACAATGCGTTGACCCGTCAATAAAGCCGCCTGTTTAGTTTGAATCCGGATTTTCGGAATTTTACGTTCGGCCGGCACAAATATGTGAAATGTTGcctgaaaaattcatttcgaaaATGAAGATGACACTTTTTGAGTTTGAATCACCGCAAATATTTAAGGATTTCTACCTCACTGATGGCAGACGGTTGCAGTATACCACAGTATTGTCTCCACTTGCGTTTAATGATTCCAACGACTCGACCTGATTTTTGACGATTGCTTTTCGGTACTTTCTTCTGCAATGCTTTGTCCTGTAAGTGAAATACATCTTTATGACACCTGCTTCGTTAAAACATTACTTCAAAAGTCTGAACAATCGCAAACCTTTTCTTCGATGTCGTTAACTTCTTCGACATTCTCATCTTCCAAAACCATCGAAGACGGACAACTCCATTCTGATTCGGGTAATATTTCGATAGCAACGATATCATCCTGTACTCCGCGATTCAGATTCATAGCACCTTGAATAAACACCTGTAGcgaagaaataatgataataacttCTTGGTCATAAATGCTTCACAAAATCCAAAACAGATTCATGAATGTAGCGCAGAACTGCGTTCTCCTCAGAGCTGGGTTCTGACAGATCagggaatcaaaaattccTTGATTTCCCTGACCATTGACCAAAATTTCCATGATTGTCTATTTTAAGCTGTCTTCAATGGCGGCTTTTTCCTCTCAAGAGGTTCACTGTGCCACTAGTCACCAGCAATAAAGATctgacaccaaaaattcgaattctcttgacttttccctgattttcctgtgatctgtaagaaccctgtcaGATGTTCGATTCTAATCTTACCCAATCAGTTTCGCCGCCATCACCGTCAATAGCGACGGATGCTTCGAGGTAATTTTCGCGACTCGCGTGAAATGTTCCTTGTCTGTATTTACCAGCTTTAACCCCGCGCTGCACTGCGGCTAAGTTCAGGTGTTCCGGGTATTGAATTCTATCTTTAAACGACTGAAACAAATCCAGATTTTAGCGATAATGAGATGAATAACTGAATCTATTGCACTAATACTGTACCCACTCTAATCATTAAGTTACAAGACATTCTCTGTTGAATAAGTATAATTATCCTATTGCATATCCGTGTATTGAAAAAGGTCATCGCAACATCGTTGTTGTCACGGTAAATACACAACCTAAAATCATGTTTCTATGGTAATGCTTTAACAACAGTTACTATAGATTCAATACTTACCACTTTATCTCCAATATTAGCCAGTCTGTCCTGCAGTTCTTCGCAACCTACTAAACCGGCGACATACTCTTCAACTGGAAAACAAGCcgaattaatttaaaatctgaaATCTTTCCCGGAACAGCGCACAAAATTACAGAAGTAGGCTGTAAAAGTGAAGTTGACATATTTGATGAGAAGTCAGTTTTAAAACGAAAATACATTTATGGTTGCAAATTTCATAACTGTATCAGCACTTAGACAATAACGAAAAATCTTTATTCTCAAATTCACTTTCAAATTTTCCGATTGATTATATTTACCCGTGAAACTAATCAGCCCATCTTTAATAGCTTTCTCTTTGTTATCTCTATCATTGGTCAGTAGCACGATAGAAGGTGGTTTATCTGAACTCGTATATAAATGCGATTGATACCAAGTCGCTGCTACTCTGATTGCTCTATCATTGCGATCATTAGCTGATTCACCGCGCTGTCGCTCTATGTATGTATCCCTAg is a genomic window of Tubulanus polymorphus chromosome 5, tnTubPoly1.2, whole genome shotgun sequence containing:
- the LOC141905383 gene encoding hematopoietic prostaglandin D synthase-like — protein: MPKYRLLYFNARARAEIARLLFVFAGIDYEDVRYTLYIDDPEEWAKIKPTIRFGRVPVLEVDGKPLSQSLAITNYLAREFGLSGKDIWEEGRTYEVFFTAQEILEKSFALTFLSIDSSKMPELKNYYAEKRSKHFETDLPRLFSVLETLLEDRDYFVESGLTVGDLNVFLVTDEVLMSEKREGKLADFMDNYPKILAHRNRIAAIPSIAAYLASRPVTLY
- the LOC141905034 gene encoding exosome complex exonuclease RRP44-like, with the translated sequence MVKFPNGESDHRNNRQMADNASMLRSKVFVKKTRKGGILKIVREHYLRDDIWCSSSVCSDCSHDNCSLQAAPQRKTKLIDDPHYLIPDTNVVLHQIDALEDAIFTNVIMLQTVIEEVRHRSGAIYKRLKDIMDNPDRHFYPFVNEHHKDTYIERQRGESANDRNDRAIRVAATWYQSHLYTSSDKPPSIVLLTNDRDNKEKAIKDGLISFTVEEYVAGLVGCEELQDRLANIGDKVSFKDRIQYPEHLNLAAVQRGVKAGKYRQGTFHASRENYLEASVAIDGDGGETDWVFIQGAMNLNRGVQDDIVAIEILPESEWSCPSSMVLEDENVEEVNDIEEKDKALQKKVPKSNRQKSGRVVGIIKRKWRQYCGILQPSAISEATFHIFVPAERKIPKIRIQTKQAALLTGQRIVVSIDAWPRTSRYPQGHFVRKLGDIGDKDTENEVLLLEHDIPHSSFSTAVKSFLPKLPWTITPEDYESRVDLRDVVICSVDPPGCTDIDDALHCRVLENGNYEVGVHIADVSHFIRPGNALDQEAASRGTTVYLCDKRIDMVPELLSSNLCSLRSDGERFAFSVLWEVTPEAKTVNTKFMKTVIHSKASLTYGEAQVIIDDKSRNDELSNSLRRLNSLAKILKQKRIENGALTLASSEIRFEVDSETADPIDVQCKELRETNSMVEEFMLLANISVAQKILQEFSDCALLRRHPSPPPSNFEPLLRAAQIMGFSLNVGNGKLLAESLDKAVIEENAFFNTMLRIVTTRCMMQAVYFSSGMVDKEEYQHYGLATPIYTHFTSPIRRYSDIIVHRLLAVAIGADASYPELLDKRKTQQICNNLNYRHKMAQYAGRASVGLHTQLFFKLRVQDEEAYVLFVRKNAIQVLIPKYGLEGTLKLDKKDSKVSFVYDEENACQTASSGEKLQIFDPVIVQVSIDRSNVQHQKLKVELVKPHIAGFSVSPITEQSTEPNTKKLRKR